The following proteins are encoded in a genomic region of Alteromonadaceae bacterium 2753L.S.0a.02:
- a CDS encoding uncharacterized protein DUF4265 (manually curated), producing MSAKALREISLFAGNNAKGQPVMETLLVQETAQNEYQLQKSPAFVRGLASGDVIRVEDQRGSHTLLKRAGNLCIRVFARHGLSDIVERLVPALEKLGGSLDFENERMLVLSIHVSCGFEAIEKILNDALAHNPESTWLYGNVYGIVNGEQQPLNWWQDILKPQ from the exons ATGAGTGCTAAGGCGTTGCGTGAAATTAGCCTGTTTGCCGGTAACAATGCCAAGGGGCAGCCTGTAATGGAAACCCTGCTGGTACAGGAAACGGCGCAAAACGAATATCAATTACAAAAATCGCCGGCTTTTGTACGAGGCCTTGCCAGCGGCGATGTGATTCGCGTAGAAGACCAGAGAGGCAGTCACACCTTGCTTAAGCGCGCCGGCAATTTATGCATTCGGGTGTTTGCACGGCATGGCTTGTCCGACATTGTCGAACGCTTGGTGCCCGCGTTGGAAAAGCTG GGGGGCTCGCTGGATTTCGAAAACGAACGCATGCTGGTGCTCAGTATTCATGTGAGCTGTGGTTTCGAAGCCATCGAAAAAATATTGAATGACGCCTTGGCTCACAATCCTGAAAGCACCTGGTTGTATGGCAACGTGTACGGCATTGTTAACGGTGAGCAACAACCGCTCAACTGGTGGCAAGACATCCTTAAACCGCAATAG
- a CDS encoding putative Zn-dependent protease, with protein MPVLKRLYRQALLALVLAAVLLSGCSTNPVTGKRQLVMPISEQISIGNQQYGPSQQQQGGRYVVDPDLNVYVNQVGQNVAAASPVNLPFEFVVLNNDVPNAWALPGGKIAINRGLLVQLDDEAQLAAVLGHEAVHAAAQHSANQMTTQKILGVGVLAATVAGVAGGDRDNALLIGAGAALGAKVYQAHYGRSQELEADYYGIDYMVAAGYDPQASVELQQKFVEMSQGQQSNFFSTLFASHPPSQERVEKNRSKASKLPSGKRNRNAFQKAIAQIKKDQPAYEKHQLALKAASEEKLDDALTLTNQAIKLQPKEALFFVTKGQILAGQNNDKGAEQAFAEATRLNPDYFMGPLGLGISEVKLKNWNSARTRLQQSAQLLPTSLAVYYLGEVEESTGNRQLAIQYYQQAASSGGNVGEAAKQKLLRLQGGG; from the coding sequence ATGCCCGTACTCAAGCGACTTTATCGCCAGGCACTGTTAGCCCTGGTTTTGGCGGCCGTGCTGCTCTCCGGTTGCAGCACTAACCCGGTCACTGGCAAACGCCAGCTGGTAATGCCAATCTCCGAACAAATAAGCATCGGCAACCAGCAGTATGGCCCCTCCCAACAACAGCAGGGTGGACGCTATGTGGTCGATCCCGACCTCAACGTGTATGTCAATCAGGTTGGCCAGAATGTCGCCGCTGCCAGCCCGGTAAACCTGCCTTTCGAATTTGTTGTGCTCAACAATGACGTACCGAATGCCTGGGCGCTCCCCGGAGGAAAAATAGCCATTAACCGGGGGTTATTGGTGCAACTCGACGACGAAGCGCAACTTGCCGCCGTGCTGGGGCACGAAGCTGTGCACGCGGCGGCGCAACACAGCGCTAACCAGATGACCACCCAAAAAATTCTCGGTGTTGGCGTGCTGGCGGCCACAGTTGCCGGGGTTGCCGGTGGCGATCGCGACAACGCCTTGTTGATCGGTGCCGGTGCCGCCCTGGGTGCGAAAGTTTACCAGGCGCACTATGGCCGCAGTCAGGAATTGGAAGCCGATTATTACGGTATCGACTACATGGTTGCAGCCGGTTACGACCCACAGGCTTCGGTGGAGTTACAGCAGAAATTTGTAGAAATGTCGCAGGGGCAGCAGAGTAATTTCTTTAGCACGCTGTTTGCCAGCCATCCACCGTCGCAGGAACGCGTTGAAAAAAATCGCTCCAAAGCCAGCAAATTGCCTTCAGGAAAACGCAATCGCAATGCGTTTCAAAAAGCTATCGCGCAAATAAAAAAAGATCAACCCGCCTACGAAAAGCACCAGCTTGCGCTAAAGGCTGCCAGCGAAGAAAAACTCGATGACGCGCTCACGCTCACCAATCAGGCCATCAAACTGCAACCCAAGGAGGCCTTATTCTTTGTCACCAAAGGCCAGATTCTCGCGGGGCAGAATAACGACAAAGGCGCTGAGCAGGCATTTGCCGAAGCCACGCGCCTCAACCCTGACTATTTTATGGGGCCGCTGGGCTTGGGGATTTCCGAGGTAAAACTGAAAAATTGGAACAGCGCCAGAACACGTCTGCAGCAGAGCGCGCAATTGTTGCCAACGTCCCTGGCCGTCTACTATTTGGGGGAAGTGGAGGAATCTACAGGAAATCGCCAATTGGCGATTCAGTATTACCAACAGGCCGCATCTTCCGGGGGCAATGTGGGTGAAGCGGCGAAACAAAAATTACTGCGTTTGCAAGGTGGCGGTTAA
- a CDS encoding glucose-fructose oxidoreductase yields MKKYFSRRQLIKQGITAAGVVAATGFNPLSIAMPVKKKIGVALVGLGYYSRDLLAPALQLTQYCELRGIVTGSPEKIPVWQKKYGIADKNIYNYETMHEVANNPDIDVLYIVVPTSLHEKYAVIAANAGKHVWCEKPMAMDEGECQRIIDACNKNHVQLTVGYRLRHEPNTRTVMSYADQKPYGKIKDIIAQAGYAGGEPDPSNWRLKRAMGGGALYDMGVYPINAARFTSGLEPIAVTARLEVERKSVFKEVDESAYLSLEFPGGITAECATSVGKNMNLLRANCEKGWYELSPMQSYSGVQGKTSTGILLNKTIANQQAKQMDDDAIALFHKSSVLVPGEVGLGDIRVVTAALKSAATGKRVEI; encoded by the coding sequence ATGAAAAAGTATTTTTCCCGTCGGCAACTCATTAAACAAGGAATTACAGCGGCGGGTGTTGTAGCCGCAACAGGTTTTAATCCACTTTCTATCGCGATGCCGGTAAAAAAGAAAATTGGTGTTGCGCTGGTTGGATTGGGTTATTACAGCCGGGATCTGCTGGCGCCCGCGTTACAGCTCACTCAGTATTGTGAACTGCGCGGCATCGTTACCGGTAGTCCCGAAAAAATTCCCGTGTGGCAAAAAAAATATGGTATTGCCGATAAAAATATTTACAACTACGAAACCATGCACGAGGTGGCGAATAACCCCGACATTGATGTGCTGTATATTGTGGTGCCCACCTCGCTCCATGAAAAATACGCGGTAATTGCCGCAAACGCCGGTAAACACGTATGGTGTGAAAAACCCATGGCGATGGACGAAGGTGAATGTCAGCGTATTATTGATGCCTGCAATAAAAACCACGTACAGCTGACCGTAGGGTATCGCTTGCGACATGAACCCAACACACGAACCGTCATGTCATACGCTGACCAAAAACCCTACGGTAAAATAAAAGATATTATTGCTCAGGCGGGTTACGCCGGTGGTGAACCAGACCCCAGTAATTGGCGGCTCAAACGCGCCATGGGTGGCGGCGCATTGTACGACATGGGCGTGTACCCCATTAATGCAGCACGCTTCACGTCTGGGTTGGAGCCTATTGCGGTAACTGCGCGACTTGAGGTTGAGCGAAAAAGCGTGTTTAAAGAAGTCGATGAATCTGCGTATTTAAGTCTGGAATTTCCTGGCGGCATTACAGCGGAGTGTGCCACTAGCGTCGGCAAAAATATGAATCTTCTGCGCGCGAACTGCGAGAAGGGCTGGTATGAACTCTCGCCCATGCAAAGTTACAGTGGTGTGCAGGGAAAAACCAGTACCGGCATTTTGTTGAATAAAACCATCGCCAACCAGCAGGCCAAACAAATGGATGACGATGCCATTGCTTTGTTCCATAAATCAAGCGTGCTGGTGCCCGGCGAAGTTGGGCTTGGTGATATTCGTGTGGTTACCGCCGCACTCAAATCTGCCGCCACCGGTAAGCGGGTTGAAATTTAG
- a CDS encoding diguanylate cyclase (GGDEF)-like protein: MEKHGPPWWQYFLVAVALLVVVAFGTQRVVHNQAQLLERKLDLQVAARANGAREYLLVAQRLLHGVEHLMAENLALALRGALHHPAAEQIKNYPGLGIYAIAGSVDTGESLKLVGVLSGQGQAESIDTATQAEINAALALNPLFSTLLQAIPDTKWLYYTSARNFVFLAPATPVRDEHFQSDNLARAFWLQATPENNPDHSLAITEAYADAGGKGPLISMSLPVYLGEVFVGVITLDVGLDTLMTLLTKPQMLGDSALLDEHGHVIFKAQHMHDTLTDDSKGYYIAQQVVLENQMVLLHKVPRRALMLEALRESWVRISQVFFVGLLLFLAFYLWQLVRRIRLLADTDPLTGLMNRRAMERIAAALIGYNNRYQQKMCVLILDLDHFKKINDSYGHQVGDRVLEGFAALLESTVRESDQLSRHGGEEFLVVLPNTELQEAFQMAERLRNMVHQAPLAGASGRVTVSIGCAELLPGENYSNILKRADDALYRAKNNGRNQTAKAF, translated from the coding sequence ATGGAGAAACACGGTCCTCCCTGGTGGCAGTATTTTCTGGTTGCTGTGGCACTGCTTGTTGTGGTGGCGTTCGGCACCCAGCGCGTGGTGCACAACCAGGCGCAACTGCTTGAGCGAAAGCTCGATCTGCAAGTTGCCGCGCGTGCCAATGGCGCTCGTGAATATTTACTGGTGGCGCAGCGGCTGTTGCATGGCGTGGAACACCTCATGGCAGAGAATCTTGCCCTGGCACTTCGGGGTGCGCTGCACCACCCCGCAGCTGAGCAGATAAAAAACTATCCCGGCCTGGGGATTTACGCGATTGCGGGTAGTGTCGATACTGGCGAATCTCTCAAGCTTGTCGGAGTGTTGTCTGGCCAGGGGCAGGCAGAATCCATAGATACAGCCACCCAAGCTGAAATCAATGCGGCATTGGCGCTTAATCCCCTGTTTTCAACCTTGCTACAGGCCATTCCTGACACTAAATGGCTCTATTACACCTCGGCACGTAACTTTGTATTTCTGGCGCCGGCCACTCCTGTGCGTGACGAGCATTTTCAGAGTGACAATCTCGCACGTGCTTTTTGGCTGCAGGCCACACCAGAGAACAACCCGGATCACAGCCTGGCGATTACAGAAGCCTACGCGGATGCCGGTGGCAAAGGGCCTCTCATCAGCATGTCGCTTCCGGTGTATTTAGGCGAGGTGTTTGTGGGTGTTATCACCCTCGACGTGGGATTGGATACCCTGATGACGCTGCTGACCAAACCGCAAATGCTTGGCGATTCGGCACTGCTTGATGAACATGGCCACGTTATTTTCAAGGCGCAGCACATGCACGATACGCTCACCGACGACAGCAAAGGCTATTACATTGCACAGCAAGTGGTCTTGGAAAATCAGATGGTGCTGTTGCATAAAGTGCCGCGTCGCGCCTTAATGCTGGAAGCGTTGCGCGAATCCTGGGTACGTATTTCGCAAGTGTTTTTTGTCGGCTTGTTGCTGTTTTTGGCCTTCTATTTGTGGCAACTGGTGCGGCGGATTCGTTTGCTCGCCGATACCGATCCTCTCACGGGTTTGATGAATCGTCGCGCGATGGAGCGAATTGCCGCAGCTTTAATTGGTTATAACAATCGCTATCAACAGAAGATGTGCGTGTTAATTCTGGACCTCGACCACTTTAAGAAAATTAACGACAGCTATGGGCATCAAGTGGGAGACCGCGTGTTGGAAGGGTTTGCCGCGCTGCTCGAAAGTACGGTTCGCGAAAGCGACCAGTTGAGCCGCCACGGCGGCGAAGAGTTTTTGGTGGTGCTGCCCAATACCGAATTACAGGAAGCGTTTCAAATGGCAGAGCGCTTGCGTAACATGGTGCACCAGGCGCCGTTGGCCGGAGCCAGTGGCAGGGTTACTGTGAGTATTGGTTGTGCCGAGTTGCTGCCCGGCGAAAATTACAGCAATATTCTCAAGCGCGCCGACGATGCCCTGTACCGCGCAAAAAATAATGGCCGCAACCAAACGGCCAAAGCATTCTAA
- a CDS encoding response regulator receiver domain-containing protein, with product MALRVLVVDDASFVRDTVKRTLRQFLADVEIHEATDGRKAMSVLKHNKIDIVLSDWEMPEMTGEELLRWVRQESSNNDVPFIMISSRGDRDNVVQAIQAGVSDYLGKPFTADELRRKVSKQLQRIGYRDSGKPRPDSGGFGSLDVLTGGNADTVTLGDAEAAPQGNPLFAKAAKVVAAKQRKNAVGFEGKAQLRFPNTQCQVVIRELSLQAMSGFMLRPEVLPTLFDQAVVDLEDKQGRALARLNAYVHALQAVETNPDTDKLKIVVRFVDNDPHKFEIISKAIAGG from the coding sequence ATGGCGCTGCGAGTTCTGGTGGTGGATGACGCAAGTTTTGTACGCGATACGGTAAAGCGTACCCTGAGACAATTCCTCGCTGATGTGGAAATTCACGAAGCCACCGATGGTCGTAAGGCGATGTCGGTTTTGAAACACAACAAAATAGATATTGTGCTTTCCGACTGGGAAATGCCGGAAATGACCGGTGAGGAATTGTTGCGCTGGGTGCGTCAGGAGTCGTCCAACAACGACGTGCCCTTTATTATGATCAGTAGCCGTGGCGATCGCGACAATGTGGTACAGGCGATTCAGGCGGGGGTAAGCGATTACCTTGGTAAGCCTTTCACCGCCGATGAACTGCGCCGCAAAGTCAGCAAACAACTGCAGCGCATTGGTTACCGCGATTCCGGAAAGCCGCGCCCCGACAGCGGTGGTTTTGGGTCGCTCGACGTTCTGACCGGGGGCAATGCCGATACCGTGACACTCGGTGATGCCGAGGCCGCGCCCCAGGGCAACCCGCTGTTTGCCAAAGCGGCCAAAGTGGTGGCCGCGAAACAGCGTAAGAACGCGGTTGGTTTTGAGGGGAAGGCGCAATTGCGCTTTCCGAATACACAGTGCCAGGTGGTGATACGCGAGTTATCGCTGCAGGCCATGAGCGGCTTTATGCTGCGCCCAGAGGTGCTGCCGACATTATTTGATCAGGCGGTCGTCGACCTTGAAGACAAGCAGGGACGGGCACTTGCAAGGCTCAACGCTTATGTCCATGCGCTTCAGGCGGTGGAGACGAATCCCGACACCGACAAGCTAAAAATCGTGGTGCGCTTTGTGGATAATGATCCCCATAAATTTGAGATAATTTCTAAGGCGATTGCCGGCGGCTAA
- a CDS encoding phosphate transport system ATP-binding protein translates to MDITESNSTATTADNASQLEKFNMNENTTDILADQPHVAASHKTVGHPLVDNAKMMMRGVDVFYGEKQAVFGVDLDIAENEVIAMIGPSGCGKSTFLRCLNRMNDTIEICRVDGQIELDGLNIYDPKLDVVPLRARVGMVFQKPNPFPKSIYENVAYGPKIHGLARRRSEMDEIVETSLHRAGLWDEVKDRLHQPGTGLSGGQQQRLCIARTIAVSPEVILMDEPCSALDPIATAKIEELIAELSQNFTIAIVTHSMQQAARVSHRTAYFHLGKLIEVNDTKKVFTTPDHELTEAYITGRFG, encoded by the coding sequence ATGGATATTACCGAATCAAACAGTACTGCCACGACTGCCGACAATGCATCGCAGCTCGAGAAATTTAACATGAATGAAAATACCACCGATATCCTGGCCGATCAGCCACACGTTGCCGCCAGCCACAAAACCGTGGGCCATCCTTTGGTCGACAATGCCAAAATGATGATGCGTGGCGTGGATGTGTTTTACGGCGAGAAGCAGGCGGTATTTGGGGTAGACCTCGATATTGCAGAAAATGAAGTGATCGCCATGATTGGCCCGTCGGGTTGCGGTAAATCCACATTTTTGCGCTGCCTCAATCGAATGAACGACACCATTGAAATTTGTCGTGTCGACGGTCAAATCGAATTGGACGGTTTAAATATCTATGATCCGAAGCTGGATGTGGTTCCGCTGCGCGCGCGCGTGGGTATGGTGTTTCAAAAGCCGAACCCCTTCCCAAAATCGATCTATGAAAATGTCGCTTACGGCCCTAAAATTCACGGTTTGGCGCGGCGACGTTCGGAGATGGACGAAATCGTTGAAACCAGTTTGCATCGTGCTGGCTTGTGGGATGAAGTGAAAGATCGCCTGCATCAACCGGGCACGGGTTTGTCGGGTGGCCAGCAGCAACGCTTGTGTATTGCCCGCACCATTGCGGTGAGCCCGGAAGTGATTTTAATGGACGAGCCCTGCTCTGCACTCGATCCCATCGCCACTGCTAAAATTGAAGAGCTGATTGCCGAATTGAGCCAGAACTTCACAATTGCCATTGTGACCCACTCGATGCAGCAGGCGGCACGGGTATCACATCGCACGGCCTATTTTCATTTGGGTAAGCTGATTGAGGTGAACGACACCAAGAAGGTGTTCACAACACCCGATCACGAGTTGACCGAAGCCTATATCACCGGTCGATTCGGCTAA
- a CDS encoding porin-like protein, which produces MNKKILPALIAMSLSTAAYADPEIWGLMHVTVHNADESSDSGTTSTSNVELVSNYSRLGFRGSEALENGMEVIYHYELGINTDDGTDWTKRNSFLGLKGEFGKIIAGRFDTAFKSSQGKVDIFGDQVGDIARMITVNDSRVNNTIAYTTPSTLGGFAVTGQYILSEDEDVKDGVTASASYAGNGLYAAVAAESNVKGEDSSAVRATVTYKFSKFQLGILGEQFKPNEDADSVNGGIVSAMFTPIEKLDIKVQYGTSDIVEEGGTSASFGVDYRMTKTFKWTSYLTQNKSDEGTENTYIGAGALLKF; this is translated from the coding sequence ATGAACAAGAAAATTTTACCTGCGCTGATTGCTATGTCTCTTTCCACCGCTGCATACGCTGATCCTGAAATTTGGGGTTTGATGCACGTGACTGTGCACAATGCCGATGAATCCAGTGACAGTGGCACCACCAGTACGTCCAACGTTGAATTGGTAAGCAACTACTCCCGCCTGGGTTTCCGCGGTTCTGAAGCCCTGGAAAACGGAATGGAAGTTATCTACCACTACGAGTTGGGAATTAACACCGACGATGGCACCGATTGGACCAAGCGTAACAGCTTCCTGGGTCTCAAGGGCGAGTTCGGTAAAATCATTGCCGGTCGTTTCGATACCGCGTTCAAGTCCTCTCAGGGCAAAGTGGATATCTTTGGCGATCAGGTGGGTGATATCGCGCGAATGATCACTGTGAATGATTCACGTGTGAACAACACCATTGCGTACACCACGCCCAGTACTTTGGGCGGTTTTGCAGTTACCGGCCAGTACATTCTCAGTGAAGATGAAGACGTTAAAGACGGCGTTACAGCATCTGCTTCTTATGCCGGCAACGGTTTGTACGCAGCTGTTGCCGCCGAAAGCAACGTTAAAGGGGAAGACAGCAGCGCCGTGCGTGCGACTGTTACTTACAAGTTCAGTAAATTCCAGTTGGGTATTCTGGGCGAACAATTTAAGCCGAACGAAGACGCCGACAGCGTCAATGGCGGTATCGTTTCAGCGATGTTCACTCCCATCGAAAAGCTGGATATTAAAGTCCAATACGGCACCTCTGATATCGTTGAAGAAGGTGGCACCAGCGCCAGTTTTGGTGTGGATTACCGCATGACCAAAACGTTTAAGTGGACCAGTTATCTGACACAAAATAAGTCTGACGAAGGCACTGAAAATACCTACATCGGTGCGGGTGCTTTACTGAAGTTCTAG
- a CDS encoding phosphate transport system protein, protein MDNMNLDQHISKQFNTDLEKLRTAVLEMGGLVEGQLADAVKSIETGDLSLAQKVREAEEEVNQREVEIDAECTEVLARRQPAASDLRLVLIVAKAVRDLERVGDEASKIARMAIEIGDEEAVPEGFHELRHMSANVQKMLNAALDAFARFDVPAALKVMREDKHVDREYKSAIREMVTMMMEDPRSISRVLNVIWSLRALERIGDHARNIAEHVIYLVRGTDVRHISIKEIERQLDT, encoded by the coding sequence ATGGACAATATGAATCTCGATCAGCACATTTCCAAGCAATTTAATACGGATTTGGAAAAGTTGCGCACCGCTGTGCTGGAGATGGGGGGGTTGGTGGAAGGCCAACTCGCTGATGCAGTGAAATCGATAGAAACTGGTGATCTTAGTCTTGCGCAGAAAGTGCGCGAGGCGGAAGAAGAGGTTAACCAGCGCGAAGTGGAAATAGACGCAGAATGCACTGAAGTGCTTGCGCGGCGCCAACCAGCAGCCTCTGATCTACGCCTGGTATTGATTGTTGCCAAAGCCGTTCGAGACCTCGAGCGTGTGGGCGACGAAGCTTCAAAAATTGCGCGCATGGCCATCGAAATAGGCGATGAAGAGGCCGTGCCGGAAGGCTTTCACGAATTGCGCCACATGTCGGCGAATGTACAGAAAATGCTCAACGCTGCATTGGATGCTTTCGCACGTTTCGATGTGCCGGCAGCACTCAAGGTAATGCGTGAAGATAAACACGTCGATCGCGAGTACAAGTCGGCCATTCGTGAAATGGTCACCATGATGATGGAAGACCCGCGCAGTATTTCGCGGGTGCTGAATGTCATTTGGTCATTGCGGGCGTTGGAACGCATTGGTGACCACGCACGCAATATTGCTGAACACGTCATCTATTTGGTGCGTGGAACTGATGTGCGTCACATTTCCATTAAAGAAATAGAGCGACAGCTGGATACATAG
- a CDS encoding phosphate transport system permease protein: MSNTNNDKPSTAELVEQSLRKRRAAEWRFQQFGKLSIAVGIVALIVLFVQIVGNGIGAFRQTYMHVQVEFNPDTLGIDDVTEDQLALANFDGVVRETLRELFPEVSGRREKRDLYSIASYDASFEIRDMLRDDPSLLGQTRDVVLLVDDDIDTYVKSFKAGDPYEDRLSEAQRERVDRLIEDGILQLHFNSNFFTSGDSAEPEQAGILGALLGSLFTLLVTGSLSFPIGVAAAIYLEEYARRNKFTDFIEVNINNLAAVPSVIFGLLGLAIFLNFFNMPRSIPLVGGLVLTLMTLPTIIISSRAAIKAVPPSIREAALGMGASKMQMILQHVLPLAMPGMLTGAIIGMAQALGETAPLLMIGMVAFIADIPGGITDPATVLPVQIFLWADSPERAFVERTSAAIMVLLAFLITMNTLAIWLRRRLERRW; this comes from the coding sequence GTGAGCAATACGAATAACGATAAACCCAGCACTGCAGAGCTGGTAGAACAGAGTCTGCGCAAGCGGCGGGCCGCCGAGTGGCGTTTTCAGCAGTTTGGAAAGCTTTCTATCGCCGTGGGCATTGTGGCGTTGATCGTTCTGTTTGTACAAATCGTGGGAAACGGCATCGGGGCTTTCCGTCAGACCTACATGCATGTGCAGGTTGAATTTAACCCAGACACCCTGGGAATTGATGACGTGACCGAAGACCAGTTGGCACTGGCGAACTTTGATGGCGTGGTGCGAGAAACCCTGCGTGAGCTGTTTCCCGAAGTCTCGGGGCGTCGTGAAAAACGTGATCTTTACAGTATTGCCAGCTATGACGCCAGCTTTGAGATACGCGACATGCTCAGGGATGACCCCTCCCTGCTGGGCCAGACTCGAGACGTCGTTCTACTGGTTGATGACGATATCGATACCTACGTAAAAAGCTTCAAGGCCGGCGACCCCTACGAAGACCGTTTGAGCGAAGCGCAGCGTGAACGTGTCGACCGGCTGATTGAAGACGGCATTCTCCAACTGCACTTCAACAGCAACTTCTTCACATCCGGTGATTCCGCTGAACCGGAACAGGCCGGAATCCTCGGTGCGCTGCTGGGCAGTTTATTTACCCTGTTGGTTACCGGCAGCTTGTCCTTCCCAATTGGCGTTGCAGCTGCCATTTATCTTGAGGAGTACGCCAGGCGCAACAAATTCACCGACTTTATTGAAGTGAACATTAACAATCTGGCTGCGGTGCCATCAGTGATTTTTGGGCTACTGGGCTTGGCCATATTCCTGAATTTTTTCAATATGCCGCGCTCGATTCCCCTGGTAGGCGGGCTGGTGCTCACGCTCATGACGCTGCCCACCATCATTATTTCCAGCCGCGCAGCGATTAAAGCAGTACCTCCCTCCATCCGTGAGGCAGCCCTGGGCATGGGGGCTTCAAAAATGCAGATGATTCTGCAACATGTGTTGCCTTTGGCCATGCCGGGTATGCTCACCGGTGCCATTATCGGGATGGCTCAGGCGCTGGGCGAAACCGCGCCGCTGTTGATGATCGGTATGGTGGCATTTATTGCCGACATCCCTGGCGGCATCACCGATCCGGCAACGGTTTTGCCGGTACAGATCTTCCTTTGGGCCGACAGCCCCGAACGCGCCTTTGTAGAACGCACATCTGCGGCTATCATGGTGTTGTTGGCGTTCCTGATTACAATGAATACCCTGGCTATCTGGTTGCGTCGGCGACTGGAACGCCGCTGGTAA